From one Thunnus maccoyii chromosome 6, fThuMac1.1, whole genome shotgun sequence genomic stretch:
- the kcnj5 gene encoding G protein-activated inward rectifier potassium channel 4 gives MAGDSRVLMDHNMEIGVTPAQVKKLPKHLREAQISTERTHLISDPAKKPRQRYVQKDGKCNVHHGNVQETYRYLSDLFTTLVDLRWRLSLFIFTLVYVVNWLFFGFLWWLIALIRGDLVHGDEEGWTPCVENLNSFVSAFLFSIETETTIGYGYRVITEKCPEGIILLLVQAILGSIVNAMMVGCMFVKISQPKNRAETLMFSHKAVISVRDNKMCLMFRVGDLRNSHIVEASIRAKLIRSQQTKEGEFIPLNQTDINIGFDTGDDRLFLVSPLIISHEINEKSPFWEMSLAQMEKEEFEIVVILEGMVEATGMTCQARSSYLDTEVLWGYRFTPVLSLEKGFYEVDYNNFHDVYETNTPTCSAKELAAKLRDEPLLPQLSLLSPEPKLHTFDPLDRLSKPDPLSQDEDKEERESGGDRGETNGSAAALEEPPLADGLPD, from the exons ATGGCAGGAGATTCTCGAGTCCTCATGGACCACAACATGGAGATAGGAGTCACGCCTGCACAG GTGAAGAAGCTTCCCAAACACTTGCGGGAGGCTCAGATCTCAACAGAGCGAACCCACTTGATTTCCGACCCGGCGAAGAAGCCGCGTCAGCGATATGTGCAGAAGGATGGCAAGTGCAACGTTCATCACGGAAATGTGCAAGAGACCTACCGTTACCTCAGTGACTTGTTCACAACACTGGTGGACCTACGCTGGCGTCTTAGTCTCTTTATTTTCACCTTGGTCTATGTAGTCAACTGGCTTTTCTTTGGCTTTCTGTGGTGGTTGATTGCACTCATCCGTGGGGATCTGGTGCACGGTGACGAGGAGGGCTGGACCCCCTGTGTGGAGAACCTCAACAGTTTTGTCTCAGCCTTCCTCTTCTCCATTGAAACAGAGACCACCATCGGGTACGGTTATCGTGTAATCACAGAAAAATGCCCTGAAGGTATCATACTGCTTTTGGTGCAGGCCATTTTGGGTTCCATTGTTAACGCCATGATGGTGGGCTGCATGTTTGTCAAGATCTCACAGCCAAAGAACCGTGCCGAGACCCTCATGTTCTCGCACAAAGCTGTCATATCAGTGCGAGACAACAAGATGTGCCTGATGTTTCGGGTTGGTGACCTGAGGAACTCTCACATCGTGGAGGCCTCGATCCGGGCAAAGCTGATCCGCTCGCAGCAGACCAAGGAGGGGGAGTTCATCCCACTCAACCAGACTGACATCAACATCGGCTTTGACACGGGAGACGACCGCCTCTTCTTGGTGTCACCGCTCATCATCTCTCACGAGATCAACGAGAAGAGCCCCTTTTGGGAGATGTCACTGGCGCAAATGGAGAAGGAGGAGTTCGAGATCGTGGTTATCCTCGAGGGCATGGTGGAGGCCACAG GGATGACATGTCAGGCACGAAGTTCCTACCTGGACACTGAGGTGCTTTGGGGCTACCGCTTCACACCGGTCCTCTCTCTGGAGAAGGGCTTCTACGAGGTAGACTACAACAACTTCCACGATGTCTACGAGACCAACACGCCCACCTGCAGCGCCAAGGAGCTAGCTGCTAAGCTTCGGGACGAGCCTCTATTGCCTCAGCTTTCACTCCTCAGCCCCGAACCCAAATTGCATACTTTTGACCCCCTAGACCGCCTGTCCAAACCGGACCCACTAAGCCAGGATgaggacaaagaggagagagaatcAGGGGGTGACAGAGGAGAGACCAATGGCTCAGCTGCTGCTTTAGAGGAGCCACCCCTTGCTGATGGACTGCCTGACTGA